A window of Planctomycetota bacterium contains these coding sequences:
- the hisD gene encoding histidinol dehydrogenase, giving the protein MPAPAACPLLDLALPGDRARLDALRQALCSQGDIVSEAGRQRTLAVFGEPLSPRQVVARICTDVRQRGREALVDYSRRLDGAAADGPVEVPEASLAAAHASVDPGFLAAVRRIRDRVERFQRALLPPPVAVALAGGGQLRQRDLPLDRVGVCVPGGAAAYPSTLLMTVVPARVAGVREVVVVAPPTPFGADNAHVLATCRELGVDRVLRVGGAQAVAALAYGVGGIPRVDMIVGPGNLFVALAKQFVAGDVAIDSIAGPSEIVVVADATARPEFIAADMLAQAEHSPGSALLLTASRPLAEAVAAALAAQLSGLERESLTRDSLARYSALVVCRDIAEAEALADALAPEHLSIDTADPEATLARIRHAGAVFLGPHSPVAAGDYAAGPSHVLPTGGTARFSAGLSARDFLRGGSVIRLAAADLAELAADIRILADTEGLSAHRKSVEIRSASPGQGGT; this is encoded by the coding sequence ATGCCCGCTCCCGCCGCCTGTCCGCTCCTTGACCTCGCACTTCCCGGCGACCGGGCCCGGCTCGACGCCCTCCGCCAGGCGCTCTGCTCGCAGGGGGACATCGTCAGTGAGGCGGGGCGGCAGCGGACGCTGGCGGTGTTCGGCGAGCCGCTCTCGCCGCGCCAGGTCGTCGCCCGGATCTGCACCGACGTCCGCCAGCGCGGCCGCGAAGCGCTCGTCGACTACTCGCGCCGACTCGACGGCGCCGCGGCCGACGGCCCCGTCGAGGTTCCCGAGGCGTCGCTGGCCGCCGCCCACGCCTCCGTCGACCCCGGGTTTCTCGCTGCCGTCCGGCGGATCCGTGATCGCGTCGAGCGCTTCCAGCGCGCCCTCCTGCCGCCGCCGGTGGCGGTGGCGCTGGCCGGCGGCGGCCAGCTCCGCCAGCGCGACCTGCCGCTCGACCGCGTCGGCGTCTGCGTGCCCGGCGGCGCCGCCGCCTACCCTTCGACACTGCTGATGACCGTCGTACCGGCGCGGGTCGCGGGCGTGCGCGAGGTCGTCGTCGTCGCCCCGCCGACGCCGTTCGGCGCTGACAACGCCCATGTGCTCGCCACCTGCCGCGAGCTCGGGGTCGACCGCGTGCTCCGCGTCGGCGGCGCCCAGGCGGTGGCGGCGCTCGCCTACGGCGTCGGGGGGATCCCGCGCGTCGACATGATCGTCGGCCCGGGAAACCTGTTCGTGGCGCTGGCCAAGCAATTCGTCGCCGGCGACGTGGCGATCGACTCGATCGCCGGCCCCAGCGAGATCGTCGTCGTCGCCGACGCCACGGCCCGGCCGGAGTTCATCGCCGCCGACATGCTCGCCCAGGCCGAGCATTCCCCCGGCTCGGCGCTGCTGCTCACCGCCAGCCGGCCGCTGGCCGAGGCGGTGGCGGCAGCCCTCGCCGCACAATTGTCGGGCCTCGAGCGCGAGAGCCTCACGCGCGACAGCCTGGCGCGATACAGCGCCCTGGTGGTCTGCCGCGACATCGCCGAGGCGGAGGCGCTGGCCGACGCGCTGGCCCCCGAGCACCTCTCGATCGACACCGCCGATCCCGAGGCGACGCTGGCGCGGATCCGCCACGCCGGCGCGGTGTTTCTCGGACCGCACAGCCCCGTCGCCGCCGGCGACTACGCGGCCGGGCCGTCCCACGTCCTGCCGACCGGCGGCACGGCGCGGTTCAGCGCCGGGCTGTCGGCGCGCGACTTCCTCCGGGGCGGCAGCGTGATCCGCCTCGCGGCCGCCGACCTCGCCGAGCTGGCGGCCGACATCCGCATCCTCGCCGACACCGAGGGGCTGTCGGCCCACCGGAAGAGCGTGGAGATCCGCTCGGCGTCACCGGGGCAGGGGGGCACGTGA